The stretch of DNA TCCCCGATGTTTCATTGAGCACCGATGTGATTGTTGGTTTTCCGGGTGAAACAGAGGAGCAGTTTGCCAGTACCCTGGACATCCTGCGGCAGATCAGATTTGATAAAGTCCACATAGCTGCCTACTCGCCCCGGCCTGAGACCATTGCCTTCCGAAAACTTGATGACAATGTCTCTTCTGAACGAAAGGAGCTGCGGCGTTTGCAGACTGAAGCTGTACAACAGCGTATAGCCGCCGAAATCAATGCCGACTTTGTGGGCAAGATAGTGGAGGTTCTGGTGGAGGGCAAGAAAAAGGATAAATGGCAGGGTCGCACTAGAGGGGACAATCTAGTATTCTTTCCGGGCAGTGACAGCCTGGTTGGGCAGTTGGTGATGGTGATAGTTGAGAAGACCAGCGCTTTCGCACTGCAGGGCGTGCCACAAGAAAAGATTAAGAATCCAGTAGTTTGACGGAGTTCTTGCCCAGGAACTCCTTCATAGAGTCAAACCATCTGGCCTTCAGGTCGTCTGGCCACTCGGTATTGAAGGAAGGGAACTTATCCATTAGAAACATCATGGTCTGAAGACGGTCGAACCATTCTCCCCGGACATCTTTAGGCCAATTTGGATCAAAGTCTGGCAATTTGGCAGCCAGATAGTTCGATCCCAGCAGCCCGGCTTTGTCCAATTGACGCCTGGGGGATGATGAAAGAGAGGGCGATCTCCTTTTTCGGGGTGGGAGTGCCTGAGGGCTGGCTTTCTGAGATGTCCCTACCCTGGACCTGGTCAATAGGTTGGGCGATAACCCTATGCCTGAGTCCTTAGCAAGAGCCAGGAAAAAGGAAAGGCACTTGTTGCCTACATTATTATCAGCGCCGAACTGGCGGAAGCACTCTTTTACCTGCCCCAGCGTAGCGTGTTCCAGATCCAGGCCTCCGAATACCGGCTTATAAGCTGCCTCAGCTATTTCTCTCAGCAGCAATCTGCGGTTTTCTCCCTCTGTCTTTACCAGGTTCAAGAGCTTATCAGTTGGTTCATTCCCGGGGCCGATCAGATCCAGGAAAGAAAGGGTGGCCCTGACAGTCAACGCTGTGCTTTCGGACACCCCGAGGTCCTTAAGATAACTTTGATCCAACTGCAACGGAACGTGCTGGTATAGAGCTCCAAGAAGCCTTTGCCAGGTGGCGTAGGTCAAATATGGTGGCAGACGGTTCTTTCCTCTTGATTTCATAAATTCAGTCTTCCCTTCTCAGTAATCGCCATTTCAGGATTATAGTCCTGGTGAAATGAAATGTCAAGACCATTGACTTATGAAATTATATTTCATTATGAAATGATACCTGAAATGAAATCATGTGGGCAATGAGGTAAAATTTTAGTGTGAAATTGGCGATATAAACAATTTATTTCAATTGTGAAAAGCTATTGACAAGCAATTTTTTTGTGATCTACAATGGCTTGTCTGTGAAATTCCCCTAGTCACCTAGGTACCAAGGTGGATTTAGAGGGAAAGTGGGAAACAGGAATGAAGATAGGAATCAAGAAAATAAATACAAGTAGAAAATCGAGAAGGAGGAGCAAGTGAACGAAAGAGACGCAAGGGTTCCTGCGCCCATTAAGGTGATTGGTGTGGGTGGGGGTGGATGCAATGCTGTACGGCGGATGCTGGTGAAGCCGACGCCGGGGGTCCAGTATATAGTATGTAATACTGATATCAAATCGCTGGATTCCTGCCCCACCGATGTACTGTCGGTGCAGATTGGTGAGCATATCACCCGTGGCTTCGGGGCAGGGGGAGACATGGCGGTAGGGGCAAAGGCTGCGGAGGAGGGTCGTTTTCTATTAAAGAGGGCACTTAAGGATGCCGAGTTGGTATTCGTCACGGCTGGCATGGGTGGAGGCACGGGGACAGGCGCAGCTCCAGTTGTAGCTCAGATAGCCAAGGAAAGCAAGGCCTTGGTCATCGCCGTAGTAACCACCCCATTCTCTTTTGAAGGGAAGAGACGTTTCTCACTGGCTCTAACGGGTATCCGCAGACTCAGACCGGAAGTAGATAACCTGATCATCATTCACAATGACCGGCTGCTGCAATTCTGTGAGTCAAACGTCCCAACGCAACATGCATTTTCTGTTGCCGATGAAGCTGTTTCCGAGGGTATTTTGGCCGTATCTAACCTGGTTAATGTATCAGGGGAGATCAATGTTGACCTGGCTGATGTGAAAGCCGTCATGGGTATTCCTGGTGGTGCACTCCTTGCCATTGGCAAAGCAGATAGCAAGAGCCGCTACCCGGCGCAGGAAGCAGCAGAGCAAGCCATTCAGAACCCGTTGCTGGATATAGACATAAAGGGAGCCAAAGGCATCCTGTTCAATTTCAGTGGTGGCCCGGATCTAACACTGGGTGAGGTAAACGATGCGGCCAATCTCATTGCCAGGGAAGTGGATAGCAGTGCCCTGATGTTCTTTGGTATGTCCACCCCCAGCGAAGAAATGAGGAATGTGGTGAAGATCACGCTCATTGCCACTGGCATACATCCGCCTTTGCCCACCAGCTGGCTGGCTGAAATGGGAGAGACTATTAAAGAGGTGCTAACAGGGCACAAGAGGCCTGGTTCATATCACTAGTAGTAGAGGTATAACACAAAATAATGGCTGAATCAGACCGAAAAGGGGGTTAGACGAGATGTCACAGTTGCTATCATGGATCAATGCGGTATCGGGGATGATACTCTTCTTTGCCATGTCTAATATAACGACTTGGGTCATCTTCGACTCGCCGCAAGCCAAGATATTCCCCTTCCTCGTTGGCATACTGCTCCTGGGTAATGCAGTATACCTATCCGTGGCAAAGGGAGAGATCTCGAGCCATCGCAGTTAGGGGGTCATGAAATGGCACGTTTGTTAAGCTGGGCCAACATGCTGGTGGGTGGACTGTTATTGTTTGCACTTTCAGACATAGCAAGCTGGTCCTGGTTTTCGGCCCCCGCCGCCAGGCTGATTGTCTTTGTTCTAAGCGTGCTGCTGGTAGGGAATGCAGTTATCCTCTCGTTTGGAAGCGAAGGACAATGGGCACGGCGGGATGGAGTGGCCTAGCCTCCTTATGAACGGCCTCGCGTTTAGGGGAAGCAAGCTTTTGTACTTTTGGGGAGAGGGATGGGCTCCCTCTCCCCACAACCAGCGGGGATTCTTGATACATATATCTAATGAAAGGAGGGAGAGGCAAGGAGCATGATAGATACAGTGCGGGGAGGCATGAGAGCGGGTGACCGTGCCAGGACACCGGCGCTGATCAAGGTAATAGGTGTCGGCGGTGGCGGCTGCAATACTGTCCGCCGCATGATGCGCACTCAACAGACTCCTGGCGTGGAATATATTGTCGCTAATACGGATGTAAAGTCCTTAGACCTGATCCAGGGAGGAGCAATTTCACTGCAAATCGGCGAGCATCTCACCCATGGGTTTGGTGCTGGGGGAGATCCCAAGGTTGGTGGCCAGGCGGCTGCAGAGGCGGAGTTTCTGCTCAAACGAGCACTCAAGGATGCTGAGCTGGTATTTATCACAGTGGGTATGGGTGGAGGCACAGGCACCGGAGCAGCTCCAGTAGTAGCTCAAATAGCCAGGACCTGTGGTGGGCTGGTTCTTGCTGTTGTAACCACCCCCTTCTCCTTTGAAGGCAGGAAGCGTGATGAGGTTGCCATGGCAGGCGTCGATAAGCTTAGGTCAATGGTCGACAACATGATTGTTGTCCACAATGACCGCCTTCTCCAATACTCAGACCACAATGCCAGCATAAGCCAAGCCTTCGCCATGGCTGACGGGGTGGTGAGCGAGGGGATCTTAAGCGTATCCCAGCTTGTCAATGTCCCCGGAGAGATAAATGTTGACCTGGCTGATGTGAAAGCCGTAATGAAGCTGGCTGGAACAGCTATCATGGCTATGGGCCATGGTGAGGGACAGCATCCTGCTATGGATGCTGCAGAACAAGCTATCACCAATCCTCTGCTCGATGTCACCATGAAAGGGGCCAGAGGGCTTCTGGTCAGTTTCTCCGGTGGGCCAGACTTGAGCCTCGGCGAGGTCAATGAGGCAGCGACAGCCATCGCCAGAGAAGCTGATCCCAATTGTAATTTCAAGTTCGGCCTGGCTTCCCTCAGTGATGAGCTTCGGGGGAAGGCCAAGGTTACCGTTATTGCTACAGGCATAAGAGCATCAGGCATAAGAACATCGTCGTCTTCGTCTTCGCCGCCACCCTCTATGACCTCGACGACCAAGGGGTTATTCAAGAGCCTGGGACAGCAGATCGACAAGGCGACCAAAGATCGCAAATGGTTTTAGTTGAGACTTACTAGGGAAGTTTGAGCAATAAAGGAGGAGGGATTTACTATGGCGCGTGTGCTAGGTATGGTTAATGTGGTTATTGGATTCTTCCTGTTAGTGCTGGTCTTGTCAGGGGTATTCAGCCAGGTGTTGTCACATATATCAGGCTGGAACCACTTCGACAGCATGGGGGCTAAGGTGGTTGTTTGTATTGCCGGCGTCTTGGCCCTTGTCAGCTCCGGTTATCTCGTTCTCGGACAGGGACGACGAGAGAACAGATAAGAGGTTACCTGACTAACTGCCCAACGTATGAGTTTCTGCAATTCTAAGAACAGAAGTGGCTGAGACAGTCTGTGTGTCAAGGCATGGAGAAGCTCCTCTTTACTAGTCCCGTGTGGAGGGGGAAGAGACTATTAATAGGATGGAGGAAATGCCAAAGATGGAAGAGGCGGAGAAGACATTAAGAGTGGGGGATGGTGTCAGGGCGATAGCGCACATCAAGGTTATTGGGGTAGGCGGTGGTGGCTGCAATGCTGTCCGTCGGATGATGTACGAGCATACGCTCAGAGGGGTGGATTACATTGTGGTCAACACCGACATTAAGTCCCTGGAGCTAGCATCACATACCCAGTCTGTCCAGTATTCCATCCAGATTGGTTCTCATCTCACTGAGGGTTTTGGGGCAGGAGGTGAGCCCAAGGTCGGTGAATTGGCCGCAATGGAAAGCCGCATGGCTTTACAGAAGGTCATTAGAGGGGCTGATTTGGTATTCATTACTGCCGGCATGGGTGGCGGCACGGGCACTGGTTCAGCTCCGGTAGTGGCTGATATAGCCAGAGAGAGTGGTGCCCTTGTTGTCGCTGTAGTTACCACCCCGTTCTCCTTCGAGGGCAACAAGAGAACAGAGGTTGCCTTTACTGGCCTCCGTCGTCTTATGGAGAAGGTGAATAGCACTATCATTGTCCCCAACGATCACCTTCTCCGCTTGGGAGATCATGATGTCCCGATTCAAAAAGCCTTTGCCGCAGCAGATCGGGTGGTGGCAGAGGGGATCATGTCCATATCAGAGCTGATTAATATCCCTGGAGAGATAAACGTGGATTTGGCTGATGTCAAGAGGGTTATGGGTATTCCGGGAGTAGCCCTCATGGCTACAGGGTGGGGGAAGGGTGCCAATGGAGCGGAACAGGCAGCAGAAGAGGTTATCTATGAACCCCTGCTCGAAACTCATGTAAATGGTGCCAAGGGTGTTCTTTTCTGTTTCTCCGGTGGCCCGGACTTGACCCTTGGAGGAGTGGAGAAGGCAGCCTCTCTCATTTCCAAGCATGTCGACCCTCGTGCCCTTATCTTCTTTGGTATTAACCTGCCCAGGGAGGAGTTAATCGGCCAGGTAAAAATCAATCTGGTAGCTACGGGTATAAGGCCGTCAGTAGAAGGCAATTGGTTATCCGGAGTCAAGCAAAACTTGAAGAGCACTGCGGCTCAGGCTCAGCCGAGCAAACTCACCAGATTGGGTATGGGATATGCTTCAACATAGAGACCGAAGTATACCCTGCGCATCGGGTGAGAAATAAGAAGGGGATGCAAAGTAATTAGTATGGAAACGGGAGGTTAGACGATGGCACAGGTAATGTCATGGCTCAACATGATGACGGGGTTGATACTCTTCTTTGCCATGTCCGGTATAAGCCAGGATTGGGTTATGTTCTCCAATCCGCAAGCCAAGATATTTCCCTTTGTGCTGGCCATATTACTCCTGGTGAATGCGGTGTATCTCGCCCTGGCAAGAGGGGAATTCTGGGCCCGCCGCCGTTAAGTAGCCTTAAGTCGCGATGCGCTATTTCTAAGATGTAGAGAGCACACTGATGGTGCTTAATTCATTGAGCTAATTGTAAAAGGAGGTTATCAGATGTCACGTTTACTAAGCTTTGCCAACCTGCTGGTGGGTGGACTGTTATTGTTTGCCCTTTCAGACATAGCCAGTTGGTCCTGGTTTTCAGCTCCAGCCGCTAGGCTGATTGCCTTTATTCTCAGCGTGGTGCTGGTGGGGAACGCAGTAATCCTCTCGTTTGGAAGTGAAGAGCCGCAGAGCAGAATGGCCTCCTAGCCATTCCTCTTTGAACAGATCTCTTTTTAAAGCAACGAGGGGGATAAGGAGGGGCAATGCCGAGTAGGACGGAAGTAATGGTTTGGGGTCTAGTGGTTATTGTCATGTGCATAATAGCGATTGACGTATTGAGTCCCTGGGCATAGTCTGCGAGATTATCTCTGGGAGCTGTGTAATACCGGTTGATGACTTTGGCCTGGAGGCGATATTGAAAAAAGGGAGAATAGTACTTTTGGTATCCGTTATTAACAAGAGTGGCATGTCAGTCCTGGTTGTCTTGGGGAGATGATGGGGGTAGCCTATGAAAATCAAGAACAGTCTCAGGGTTGCGGCTGCGGCTTTGATCCTGTTACCAGAGCCTATAACTACGCTACCCGGTATAGTTTTGCTATTGATGTCACTCGCTTTGCGGGAACAACGCTACAGATTGGCTCCCTGCTCCGGCGTGACTATACGGAGAGGCACTTTGCCAAGGTAGGGTACTGT from Chloroflexota bacterium encodes:
- a CDS encoding DUF5343 domain-containing protein, with amino-acid sequence MKSRGKNRLPPYLTYATWQRLLGALYQHVPLQLDQSYLKDLGVSESTALTVRATLSFLDLIGPGNEPTDKLLNLVKTEGENRRLLLREIAEAAYKPVFGGLDLEHATLGQVKECFRQFGADNNVGNKCLSFFLALAKDSGIGLSPNLLTRSRVGTSQKASPQALPPRKRRSPSLSSSPRRQLDKAGLLGSNYLAAKLPDFDPNWPKDVRGEWFDRLQTMMFLMDKFPSFNTEWPDDLKARWFDSMKEFLGKNSVKLLDS
- the ftsZ gene encoding cell division protein FtsZ; amino-acid sequence: MNERDARVPAPIKVIGVGGGGCNAVRRMLVKPTPGVQYIVCNTDIKSLDSCPTDVLSVQIGEHITRGFGAGGDMAVGAKAAEEGRFLLKRALKDAELVFVTAGMGGGTGTGAAPVVAQIAKESKALVIAVVTTPFSFEGKRRFSLALTGIRRLRPEVDNLIIIHNDRLLQFCESNVPTQHAFSVADEAVSEGILAVSNLVNVSGEINVDLADVKAVMGIPGGALLAIGKADSKSRYPAQEAAEQAIQNPLLDIDIKGAKGILFNFSGGPDLTLGEVNDAANLIAREVDSSALMFFGMSTPSEEMRNVVKITLIATGIHPPLPTSWLAEMGETIKEVLTGHKRPGSYH
- the ftsZ gene encoding cell division protein FtsZ, giving the protein MIDTVRGGMRAGDRARTPALIKVIGVGGGGCNTVRRMMRTQQTPGVEYIVANTDVKSLDLIQGGAISLQIGEHLTHGFGAGGDPKVGGQAAAEAEFLLKRALKDAELVFITVGMGGGTGTGAAPVVAQIARTCGGLVLAVVTTPFSFEGRKRDEVAMAGVDKLRSMVDNMIVVHNDRLLQYSDHNASISQAFAMADGVVSEGILSVSQLVNVPGEINVDLADVKAVMKLAGTAIMAMGHGEGQHPAMDAAEQAITNPLLDVTMKGARGLLVSFSGGPDLSLGEVNEAATAIAREADPNCNFKFGLASLSDELRGKAKVTVIATGIRASGIRTSSSSSSPPPSMTSTTKGLFKSLGQQIDKATKDRKWF
- the ftsZ gene encoding cell division protein FtsZ translates to MPKMEEAEKTLRVGDGVRAIAHIKVIGVGGGGCNAVRRMMYEHTLRGVDYIVVNTDIKSLELASHTQSVQYSIQIGSHLTEGFGAGGEPKVGELAAMESRMALQKVIRGADLVFITAGMGGGTGTGSAPVVADIARESGALVVAVVTTPFSFEGNKRTEVAFTGLRRLMEKVNSTIIVPNDHLLRLGDHDVPIQKAFAAADRVVAEGIMSISELINIPGEINVDLADVKRVMGIPGVALMATGWGKGANGAEQAAEEVIYEPLLETHVNGAKGVLFCFSGGPDLTLGGVEKAASLISKHVDPRALIFFGINLPREELIGQVKINLVATGIRPSVEGNWLSGVKQNLKSTAAQAQPSKLTRLGMGYAST